A section of the Flavobacterium sp. CG_23.5 genome encodes:
- a CDS encoding phospholipase D family protein gives MKLLSNNEVINHKTEISNAIELAEEITICTAFLKFSGLKSLLELINQKKTKTIFFVGTNFYQTEPSALKQLFNDGHTIYLNTEKLTTFHPKIFLFRTQNEVKVFIGSANLTSGGLETNIETSIECNTTIDSMLHNDILEQLNYFRTKSKRIERLETILDYEKRYKIYKEKHQIADKAFEKEEEKIAEAERKREERLLKIEQEKEKRKNPTSDSNTIKDRFAISDDYKKSWPLFFEEFKQFKIENNGNTIIPPSHKLHKWYKRQREFYGQIDENGIRAIFPEHLELLNKENFFWGNPNEIIWMQKWENKLARLDTYCKSINQEFSWIKVDKKNKQNPLNDLAQWCMDQRLRLAQLENEKNYKTKRRKITEYEITRLKEIKFLTESENEGGIVNQDGFIQRLIDLENLKNKCLKAGIRRWIPSQTDPNPIVAELGGWLADNLTFIRNHTKNGTQPELAKSRSKDLSDLGIDTIIGKE, from the coding sequence ATGAAACTACTTTCAAATAACGAAGTTATAAATCACAAAACTGAAATTTCAAATGCAATTGAACTTGCAGAAGAAATTACAATTTGCACTGCATTTCTTAAATTTTCGGGACTGAAAAGTTTATTAGAATTAATAAATCAAAAAAAAACTAAAACTATATTCTTTGTTGGGACAAATTTTTATCAGACCGAACCAAGTGCTTTAAAGCAACTTTTTAATGACGGTCATACTATTTACCTTAACACAGAAAAATTAACGACTTTTCACCCAAAAATATTCTTATTTAGAACTCAAAATGAAGTGAAAGTATTTATTGGTTCTGCGAATTTGACAAGCGGTGGTTTAGAAACAAATATTGAAACATCAATTGAATGCAATACAACAATAGATTCAATGCTTCATAATGATATATTAGAGCAACTAAATTATTTCAGAACTAAATCAAAAAGAATTGAAAGACTTGAAACAATTTTAGATTACGAAAAAAGATATAAAATATATAAAGAAAAGCATCAAATTGCTGATAAAGCATTTGAAAAAGAAGAAGAGAAAATTGCTGAAGCAGAACGCAAAAGAGAAGAAAGATTACTAAAAATAGAACAAGAAAAAGAAAAAAGAAAAAATCCAACTTCTGATTCCAACACAATAAAAGACAGATTTGCAATATCTGATGATTATAAAAAAAGTTGGCCACTATTTTTTGAAGAATTTAAACAATTCAAAATTGAAAATAATGGAAACACCATAATACCTCCATCACACAAACTACATAAATGGTATAAAAGACAAAGAGAGTTTTATGGTCAAATAGACGAAAATGGTATTAGGGCAATTTTTCCTGAACACTTGGAATTATTAAATAAAGAAAATTTCTTTTGGGGTAACCCTAATGAAATTATATGGATGCAAAAATGGGAAAATAAACTAGCAAGATTAGATACTTATTGCAAATCAATTAATCAAGAGTTTTCCTGGATTAAAGTAGATAAAAAAAATAAGCAAAATCCTTTGAATGACTTAGCACAATGGTGTATGGATCAAAGGTTAAGATTGGCGCAACTGGAAAACGAAAAAAACTATAAAACCAAAAGACGAAAAATTACTGAGTATGAAATCACAAGACTCAAAGAAATTAAATTTTTAACTGAATCTGAAAATGAAGGTGGCATAGTAAATCAAGATGGATTTATTCAACGCTTGATTGATTTGGAAAATTTAAAAAATAAATGTTTGAAAGCAGGAATACGAAGATGGATTCCTTCGCAGACTGACCCTAACCCAATAGTAGCAGAATTAGGTGGCTGGCTGGCTGACAATCTCACATTTATTAGAAACCATACAAAAAATGGAACACAACCTGAACTTGCAAAATCAAGGTCAAAGGATTTAAGCGATCTAGGAATTGACACAATAATTGGAAAAGAATAA